In a genomic window of Lycium ferocissimum isolate CSIRO_LF1 chromosome 9, AGI_CSIRO_Lferr_CH_V1, whole genome shotgun sequence:
- the LOC132031230 gene encoding NAC domain-containing protein JA2: protein MGVQEKDPLLQLSLPPGFRFYPTDEELLVQYLCKKVAGHDFSLQIIGEIDLYKFDPWDLPSKAIFGEKEWYFFSPRDRKYPNGSRPNRVAGSGYWKATGTDKVITSQGRKVGIKKALVFYIGKAPKGTKTNWIMHEYRLFEPSRKNGSSKLDEWVLCRIYKKNSSGPKPLMSGLHSSNEYSHADSTSSSSQFDDMLESLPEMDDRFTNLPRLNSLKTEKFNLERLDSANFDWAILAGLKPMPESGPTNQAPGVQAQAQAQAQAQGHVNTHNHNNNNMNFMNDVYAHPTNFRGNTKVESINLDEEVESGIRNQRVDRPGYFQPSLNGFSQTYTNNYVDQFGIQCPNPTLNLGFRQ, encoded by the exons ATGGGTGTTCAAGAAAAAGATCCTTTGTTGCAATTGAGTTTGCCACCAGGGTTTCGATTTTATCCAACTGATGAGGAGCTTTTAGTTCAATATTTGTGCAAGAAAGTTGCAGGCCATGATTTCTCTTTACAAATCATTGGAGAAATTGATTTGTACAAATTCGACCCTTGGGATCTACCTA GTAAGGCaatatttggagaaaaagaatgGTATTTTTTTAGTCCAAGAGATAGAAAGTACCCGAATGGATCTCGACCGAATAGAGTTGCCGGTTCGGGTTATTGGAAAGCAACGGGTACTGATAAGGTCATAACATCACAAGGAAGAAAAGTTGGAATTAAGAAGGCTCTTGTGTTTTATATTGGTAAAGCACCTAAAGGAACCAAGACCAATTGGATTATGCATGAATATAGACTTTTTGAACCTTCAAGGAAAAATGGGAGTTCAAAG CTAGATGAATGGGTTCTCTGTCGAATTTATAAGAAGAATTCAAGTGGACCAAAGCCCCTTATGTCTGGTTTACACAGCAGCAATGAATACAGCCATGCTGATTCGACTTCTTCATCATCCCAGTTCGATGATATGCTCGAATCATTACCAGAAATGGACGATCGATTTACCAACTTGCCGAGATTGAACTCACTTAAGACGGAAAAATTCAACCTCGAACGCCTGGATTCAGCCAATTTTGATTGGGCCATTCTCGCGGGGCTCAAACCGATGCCCGAATCGGGCCCCACAAATCAAGCTCCAGGCGTTCAGGCTCAAGCTCAGGCTCAGGCTCAGGCTCAAGGTCACGTCAACAcccacaaccacaacaataacaacatgaaTTTTATGAACGATGTTTATGCTCATCCTACGAATTTCCGAGGTAACACAAAAGTTGAAAGTATTAACCTAGATGAAGAAGTTGAAAGCGGGATCAGGAATCAACGGGTTGATAGACCAGGTTACTTCCAACCGAGCCTAAATGGATTTTCTCAAACCTATACGAATAACTATGTTGACCAATTCGGAATCCAGTGTCCGAACCCGACATTGAATCTGGGATTCAGACAGTAG